A genomic stretch from Anaerolinea thermophila UNI-1 includes:
- the holB gene encoding DNA polymerase III subunit delta', producing the protein MTWEISGHDWAVDLLKGHIQRGEVRHAYLFSGAAGIGKRTLALRFAQALNCPTPLAPGEPCRTCRVCRQIEQMSHVDLSVVQSEGEGMVLKVDQARELQQTLALLPRELPYRVALLLRFHEANASAQNALLKTLEEPPARAILLITATSPEELLPTIVSRCEVLRLRPLAPEACAQVLIKRGVPAEEAQWLAHLSGGRPGYALNLHAQPDLLEARRRTLEDLLHLLGAPRRERFAYAERLTASRGKERERLLQTLPLWLSFWRDVMICASGSGLSLTHLDFAEQIQRVAEQVGLARAAFVTRRLEEHLQRLESNPNMRLLVEMSLLEMPRLAEEVSAAPRE; encoded by the coding sequence ATGACCTGGGAGATTTCCGGACATGATTGGGCGGTGGATTTGCTCAAAGGGCATATCCAGCGCGGTGAGGTGCGTCATGCCTATCTCTTCAGCGGCGCGGCGGGGATTGGCAAACGCACGCTGGCACTGCGCTTTGCCCAGGCGCTGAATTGCCCCACCCCGCTGGCTCCCGGTGAACCCTGCCGAACCTGCCGGGTATGCCGTCAAATTGAGCAAATGAGCCATGTGGACTTGAGCGTGGTGCAGTCTGAGGGGGAGGGCATGGTGCTGAAGGTGGATCAAGCCCGCGAACTGCAGCAGACGCTTGCCCTCCTGCCGCGTGAATTGCCCTACCGTGTGGCGTTGCTGTTGCGCTTTCACGAAGCCAATGCCAGCGCCCAGAATGCTCTGCTGAAAACGCTGGAAGAACCCCCGGCGCGCGCCATTCTGCTCATCACCGCCACCTCGCCTGAGGAACTTCTGCCCACCATCGTCTCGCGCTGTGAGGTGCTGCGCCTGCGTCCGCTGGCGCCCGAAGCCTGCGCTCAGGTGCTGATAAAGCGAGGTGTTCCTGCCGAAGAGGCGCAGTGGCTGGCGCACCTTTCCGGCGGACGTCCCGGCTATGCCCTCAATCTACACGCCCAGCCCGACTTGCTGGAAGCGCGCAGGCGCACTCTGGAAGACCTGTTACACCTGCTGGGCGCGCCGCGCCGCGAGCGCTTTGCTTACGCCGAGCGGCTCACCGCTTCGCGCGGCAAAGAACGTGAGCGTCTGCTCCAAACTCTCCCTCTGTGGCTGTCGTTCTGGCGGGATGTGATGATTTGCGCCAGCGGGAGCGGTTTGTCTCTTACTCATCTGGATTTTGCCGAACAAATCCAACGGGTTGCCGAGCAGGTGGGGCTGGCGCGGGCCGCCTTCGTCACCCGGCGGCTGGAAGAACATCTCCAGCGCCTGGAGAGCAATCCCAATATGCGTTTGCTGGTGGAAATGTCTTTGCTGGAAATGCCGCGGTTGGCGGAAGAAGTCAGCGCCGCTCCCCGGGAATGA
- a CDS encoding BMP family protein — protein sequence MKRVLFVVLLLALVLAACTPATPTQPAKTYKLAAIFPGVINDSDYNTLGYMGAEAVKKDLGIEMAYSETVAVPDIDRVMREYIDQGYNIIWTHGGQYVNQTIELAKQFPDVVFIAEGDAKPAEMPANVWFIDRNFHIGFYGVGALAARITQTGKIGYIGGLTLPFSYAEVHAMQQAIKDSGKNVELKAVWAGDFNDPTKARQVADTMIAEGYDVLVGSLNNGMLGVFEAAKATTDKKILVTAKYTDKTSIAPDNYVTSLLYDFVKPMKDIVGKIQAGEKGGYYPLGFDTGVSLQTPFKNVDPAVEEEMKAVINDLVSGKIQVVKDTSEIK from the coding sequence ATGAAGCGGGTTTTGTTTGTTGTTTTGCTGTTGGCGTTGGTGCTGGCGGCTTGCACCCCAGCCACGCCCACCCAGCCTGCCAAGACCTACAAACTGGCGGCAATCTTCCCAGGGGTGATTAACGACTCGGACTACAACACTCTGGGCTACATGGGCGCAGAAGCGGTCAAGAAAGATCTCGGCATCGAGATGGCATATTCCGAAACCGTGGCTGTCCCCGACATTGACCGCGTGATGCGCGAGTACATTGACCAGGGCTACAACATCATCTGGACGCATGGCGGACAGTACGTCAACCAGACCATTGAACTCGCCAAGCAGTTCCCGGATGTGGTCTTCATCGCCGAAGGTGACGCCAAACCGGCGGAGATGCCCGCCAACGTCTGGTTCATCGACCGCAATTTCCACATCGGCTTCTACGGTGTGGGCGCGCTGGCGGCGCGCATCACCCAAACCGGCAAAATCGGCTACATCGGCGGGCTGACCCTGCCCTTCTCGTACGCCGAGGTGCATGCCATGCAGCAAGCCATCAAAGATTCGGGCAAGAACGTGGAACTGAAAGCCGTCTGGGCGGGCGATTTCAACGATCCCACCAAAGCCCGCCAGGTAGCCGATACCATGATTGCCGAAGGCTATGACGTGCTGGTCGGCTCACTCAACAACGGTATGCTGGGCGTCTTCGAAGCCGCCAAAGCCACCACCGACAAGAAGATTCTGGTCACCGCCAAGTACACCGATAAGACCAGCATCGCTCCCGACAATTACGTCACTTCCCTGCTGTACGACTTCGTCAAACCGATGAAAGACATTGTCGGTAAGATTCAGGCTGGGGAGAAGGGCGGTTACTACCCGCTGGGCTTCGACACCGGCGTTTCGCTCCAGACCCCCTTCAAGAACGTTGACCCGGCTGTCGAAGAAGAGATGAAAGCCGTCATCAACGATCTGGTATCGGGCAAGATTCAGGTGGTGAAAGACACCAGCGAAATCAAATAG
- the infC gene encoding translation initiation factor IF-3 produces MFKRVIYIYLLKDGEKPISTQTFRVNEMIRVPEVRLIGPGGENLGVVPIQEALRIARDAELDLVEVAPGATPPVCRVMDFGKFLYERAKKEREAKKAQTRIEVKEIRLRPKTNEHHRGFKTRDARRWLLEGNKVKVTVRFRGREITYPELALEDLREIAEELSDIATIEQAPVLEGKVMTMVLSPAKPGKKKGESQPKAASSTSETPAAEPQQQS; encoded by the coding sequence TTGTTCAAACGGGTGATCTATATCTATTTGTTGAAGGACGGAGAGAAGCCTATCAGTACCCAAACCTTTCGTGTCAATGAGATGATCCGGGTCCCTGAAGTGCGCCTGATTGGACCCGGGGGCGAGAACCTTGGGGTTGTGCCTATTCAGGAAGCCCTGCGCATCGCCCGCGACGCTGAACTGGATCTGGTCGAAGTGGCGCCCGGCGCCACCCCACCCGTTTGCCGGGTGATGGATTTCGGAAAATTCCTCTACGAACGCGCCAAAAAGGAACGCGAAGCCAAGAAGGCACAGACGCGCATCGAAGTGAAAGAGATTCGTCTGCGCCCCAAGACCAACGAGCATCACCGCGGATTCAAGACCCGCGATGCCCGCCGCTGGTTGCTGGAAGGCAACAAGGTCAAGGTCACCGTGCGCTTCCGCGGTCGGGAAATTACCTACCCCGAACTGGCGCTGGAAGACCTGCGTGAAATTGCCGAGGAACTTTCCGATATCGCCACCATCGAGCAGGCGCCGGTGCTGGAGGGCAAGGTGATGACCATGGTGCTCTCGCCTGCCAAACCGGGCAAGAAAAAGGGAGAGAGCCAGCCCAAAGCCGCGTCTTCGACGTCCGAAACGCCTGCCGCTGAGCCTCAACAGCAATCCTGA
- a CDS encoding ABC transporter substrate-binding protein produces MKRFQSLLLVLALFLVSLSACAPAATPTPTPTLAPTATAVATATIAPTPTFTVTVAPTIEVPDGMGGTLTLEAPAQKIISLAPSNTELLFAVGAGSQVIAREEFSNYPQEAQALPSVGGSMGKYDTEKMVSLQPDLVLASPLTAPETLQALKDLGFTLVVVPNPITLEDMYANIELVGKITGHENEAQELVASLKDRQQKILAVVAKASSKPKVFYELDASQDPAKPWTSGPGTFIDQLITLAGGVNVGASLQGEWAQISLEELLVQNPDVILLGDANWGVTPESVAQRTGWEKLDAVKNGKVFPINDDLISRPGPRQIDGLAELVRLLHPELASQVP; encoded by the coding sequence ATGAAACGCTTTCAATCTCTCTTGCTTGTCCTTGCTCTCTTTCTGGTAAGCCTTTCTGCCTGCGCACCGGCGGCTACCCCCACCCCAACACCGACGCTTGCGCCTACAGCAACTGCGGTAGCCACCGCCACGATTGCACCGACACCGACCTTTACCGTCACTGTTGCTCCCACCATCGAAGTACCCGATGGGATGGGCGGCACGCTGACACTGGAAGCCCCCGCACAAAAGATTATCTCGCTGGCGCCCTCCAACACCGAACTGCTTTTTGCCGTGGGCGCCGGTTCTCAGGTCATCGCCCGTGAGGAATTTTCCAACTACCCACAGGAAGCCCAGGCTTTGCCCAGCGTGGGCGGCTCCATGGGCAAATACGACACCGAAAAAATGGTCTCCCTCCAACCCGATCTGGTGCTGGCATCCCCCCTCACCGCGCCGGAAACCCTGCAAGCCCTGAAGGACCTGGGTTTCACCCTGGTTGTCGTCCCCAACCCCATCACTTTAGAAGATATGTATGCCAACATCGAACTGGTGGGCAAAATCACCGGGCATGAAAATGAAGCGCAGGAACTGGTTGCCAGCCTGAAAGACCGCCAGCAGAAGATTCTGGCGGTGGTTGCCAAAGCCTCCAGCAAACCCAAGGTATTCTACGAACTGGATGCCAGTCAGGACCCCGCCAAGCCCTGGACCAGCGGTCCCGGCACCTTCATTGACCAGTTAATCACCCTGGCGGGTGGGGTCAACGTGGGCGCCAGTCTGCAGGGCGAATGGGCACAAATCAGCCTGGAGGAACTGCTCGTCCAGAATCCCGACGTCATCCTTCTGGGCGATGCCAACTGGGGCGTAACCCCCGAAAGTGTGGCTCAGCGAACCGGCTGGGAGAAACTGGACGCGGTGAAGAACGGCAAAGTCTTCCCCATCAACGACGACCTCATCAGCCGCCCGGGTCCACGCCAGATTGACGGGCTGGCGGAACTGGTGCGCCTTCTGCACCCCGAACTGGCAAGCCAGGTGCCGTAA
- a CDS encoding FecCD family ABC transporter permease, with protein MKHTARPLLFSIPPLFLSLLLSVAVGSVFIPPATLFHLLGVRLAGGTIPAEWQSFAVIVFDLRLPRTALMLLTGAALGGSGAAFQGLFRNPLADPYLIGVASGAGLGAVLTLTGGLPRSLAGYFTVPVAAFIGALITVAVVYSLARVGRTVPTTHLILAGVAVSSFTSALTSFLMLTSTGELRRALVWLLGGASIGGWRPVLGALPYIVVGLGVLCLSGHALNVFQFGEEQARQLGLPVERVRLIIVAAASLATAAAVAYAGIIGFVGLIVPHLMRFFFGADYRHVIPLSVLGGATLLLLADVLARVVMAPQELPVGMITALSGAPFFLWVLQRTRQQVY; from the coding sequence ATGAAACACACGGCTCGCCCGCTCCTTTTCTCCATACCCCCTCTGTTTCTCTCACTCCTCCTATCGGTTGCGGTGGGCAGTGTGTTCATTCCCCCCGCCACCCTCTTCCACCTGCTGGGAGTGCGGTTGGCGGGGGGCACCATCCCGGCAGAATGGCAATCCTTTGCCGTGATTGTCTTCGACCTGCGCCTGCCGCGCACCGCGCTGATGCTGCTGACAGGCGCGGCGCTGGGCGGGAGCGGCGCCGCCTTTCAGGGCTTGTTCCGCAACCCGCTGGCAGACCCGTACCTGATTGGGGTGGCTTCGGGGGCTGGATTGGGTGCCGTGCTCACCCTCACCGGCGGATTGCCGCGCAGCCTTGCCGGATACTTCACCGTGCCGGTTGCCGCCTTCATCGGCGCGCTGATCACTGTAGCGGTGGTGTATTCGCTGGCGCGGGTGGGGCGCACCGTCCCCACCACCCATTTGATTCTGGCGGGGGTGGCGGTGAGTTCCTTCACCAGCGCGCTGACCTCGTTCCTCATGCTCACCTCGACCGGCGAACTGCGCCGCGCGCTGGTGTGGCTCTTGGGCGGGGCATCCATTGGCGGGTGGCGTCCGGTGCTGGGAGCACTGCCTTATATCGTGGTTGGGCTGGGGGTGTTGTGCCTCAGCGGGCATGCCCTCAACGTCTTTCAATTTGGCGAGGAACAGGCGCGGCAGTTGGGCTTGCCGGTGGAGCGGGTGCGTCTCATCATCGTTGCCGCGGCATCACTGGCAACCGCCGCAGCGGTTGCCTATGCCGGCATTATCGGCTTTGTGGGGCTGATTGTCCCGCATCTGATGCGCTTCTTCTTTGGCGCCGATTACCGGCATGTGATTCCCCTTTCAGTACTGGGCGGGGCTACCCTGCTTCTGCTTGCCGATGTGCTGGCGCGGGTGGTCATGGCACCGCAGGAACTGCCGGTGGGAATGATTACCGCGCTGAGCGGTGCGCCGTTCTTCCTCTGGGTGCTTCAGCGCACCCGCCAGCAGGTTTATTAA
- a CDS encoding S26 family signal peptidase: MILKFLRVRGASLAPLLKDGDFVLASRLPLWFRPPRTGEIVVFTHPAYGRLIKRVAQILPNGSLIVRGTDIDSVDSRTFGAVQPHQVEGVVIARIARPER, translated from the coding sequence GTGATTCTTAAGTTTCTGCGGGTGCGCGGAGCCAGCCTTGCCCCTCTGCTGAAAGATGGGGACTTTGTGCTGGCTTCGCGCCTGCCTTTGTGGTTTCGCCCGCCGCGCACGGGTGAGATTGTGGTGTTCACCCATCCTGCCTACGGCAGGCTGATCAAGCGGGTGGCGCAGATTTTGCCCAACGGCAGTCTCATCGTCCGCGGCACGGACATCGACTCGGTGGACAGCCGCACCTTCGGCGCGGTACAGCCCCATCAGGTCGAGGGGGTGGTGATTGCCAGAATCGCCCGCCCTGAGCGGTAG
- a CDS encoding ABC transporter ATP-binding protein, whose product MDTSMIQVQNLSVELGNQPILREVTFSVQRGEILGILGPNGAGKTTLIRALSGILPPAAGQVQVLGRAVHRLTESQRARLIAVVPQARHLPPAFTGREVVQLGRTPYLNWLGNLSAHDHACVQRALERASALELADRLVGELSGGEQQRLLLARALAQETPILLMDEPTTHLDLHYQISLLETVRHLVDEEGMTVVMALHDLNLIGRYADRLGLLVEGRLIALGTPEEILTPDLLSPVYRVPLQRLSSGDGGRPIILPTVL is encoded by the coding sequence ATGGACACGTCCATGATTCAGGTGCAAAACCTCTCGGTAGAACTGGGCAATCAACCCATCCTGCGCGAGGTAACCTTCTCGGTCCAGCGCGGGGAGATTCTTGGCATTCTCGGTCCCAACGGTGCGGGCAAGACGACCCTGATTCGCGCGCTGAGCGGCATCCTGCCGCCTGCCGCCGGTCAGGTGCAGGTGCTGGGACGGGCTGTCCACCGCCTTACGGAGAGTCAGCGCGCCCGCCTGATTGCCGTGGTGCCGCAAGCCCGTCATCTGCCGCCTGCCTTCACCGGCAGGGAGGTGGTGCAGTTGGGGCGTACCCCCTACCTGAACTGGCTGGGCAATCTCTCGGCGCACGACCATGCCTGCGTTCAGCGCGCACTGGAACGCGCCAGCGCCCTCGAACTGGCAGATCGGCTGGTGGGCGAACTTTCCGGCGGGGAGCAACAGCGCCTTCTGCTGGCGCGCGCCCTGGCGCAGGAAACCCCCATCCTGCTGATGGATGAACCCACCACGCACCTCGATTTACACTATCAAATCAGCCTGCTGGAGACGGTGCGTCATCTGGTGGATGAAGAAGGGATGACGGTGGTGATGGCGCTCCACGACCTCAACCTGATTGGGCGTTACGCCGACCGCCTGGGCTTGCTGGTCGAGGGACGGCTTATCGCCCTGGGCACGCCGGAGGAAATTCTCACCCCCGACCTGCTCAGCCCGGTGTACCGCGTGCCGCTCCAGCGCCTCTCTTCAGGCGATGGCGGCAGACCCATTATCCTGCCCACGGTGTTATAA
- the sodN gene encoding superoxide dismutase, Ni, translating into MLYQLLNQWDETFGLDEARAHCDIPCGIYDPHLAQMAALTVIRMVDLMEDLVKGEIKETMTFHNSLTRYILIKEEHAELCKREIRVIFGDFIKKEHVEKYPELPTLFHKIMQAGSKARQSASREAGLELLALVNRFAEIFWEIKGIPTKRVKAPYKPEEEIVYPVL; encoded by the coding sequence ATGCTGTATCAACTGCTTAACCAATGGGACGAGACCTTTGGGCTGGACGAAGCCCGCGCGCATTGCGATATCCCCTGCGGGATTTACGACCCTCATCTGGCGCAGATGGCGGCGCTCACTGTGATTCGCATGGTGGACCTGATGGAAGACCTGGTCAAGGGCGAGATCAAAGAAACCATGACCTTCCACAATTCGCTGACCCGCTACATCCTCATCAAAGAGGAACATGCCGAACTGTGCAAACGCGAGATTCGCGTCATCTTCGGCGATTTCATCAAGAAAGAGCATGTGGAGAAATACCCCGAACTGCCCACCCTCTTCCACAAGATCATGCAGGCAGGCTCCAAAGCCCGTCAGAGCGCCAGCCGCGAAGCCGGGCTGGAACTGCTGGCGCTGGTCAACCGCTTTGCCGAAATCTTCTGGGAGATTAAGGGCATTCCTACCAAGCGGGTCAAAGCCCCCTACAAGCCGGAAGAGGAAATTGTCTATCCGGTGCTGTGA